Proteins from one Paenibacillus amylolyticus genomic window:
- a CDS encoding Na(+)/H(+) antiporter subunit C: protein MEILMCVAVGILFAVAVFLILSRSLLRIVLGMSILTHGVHLLLITMSRLKTGAPPLLGEMAERYVDPLPQALILTSIVINFGLTAFFFVLSYRSYLKLKTDDMEEVRGRPYE, encoded by the coding sequence ATGGAAATATTGATGTGTGTAGCCGTTGGCATTCTGTTTGCGGTTGCCGTCTTTCTAATCTTGTCGCGGAGCCTGCTCCGAATCGTACTTGGTATGTCCATACTAACCCATGGGGTGCATCTGCTCTTAATCACCATGTCCCGTCTCAAAACCGGGGCACCACCTCTGCTTGGGGAGATGGCAGAACGCTATGTCGATCCTCTACCTCAAGCTTTGATATTAACTTCGATTGTTATTAATTTTGGACTCACTGCGTTCTTCTTTGTTCTCTCTTATCGCTCTTATCTGAAGTTAAAAACAGACGATATGGAAGAAGTAAGGGGGCGCCCATATGAATAA
- a CDS encoding alpha/beta hydrolase family protein, whose amino-acid sequence MSDIEAYLQQQTNLRGRSAYHADQPLELWRSQLRIRMKERLGGFPTMGAALNPVLLERVTCDGYIRERIEITTYAGLRMPVYVLIPGDGSTAQVRRPAIVACHGHGYGSREISGMEPDGTPRTGDPGLHKDFAVALVKRGYVVAAPELLGFGDRRLEEDRDAPPGASSCTKIAAHLLMVGQTLAGHRVYETTRVLDYVTTRPEVDSDRIGSMGISGGGLVTAFTAALDERFRAAVVSGYASTFQGSILDRNHCLDNYVPGILREAELPDLIGLMVPRPLFIEAGSDDQVFPLDAARDAYKQLTYIYEQAGAEESLDADFFTGGHEISGEKAYDWLDQVL is encoded by the coding sequence ATGTCTGATATTGAAGCCTATTTACAACAACAAACGAATCTTCGTGGTCGTTCCGCGTATCATGCAGATCAACCCCTGGAATTATGGCGCAGTCAGTTACGCATTCGTATGAAAGAACGGCTGGGAGGTTTTCCAACCATGGGTGCAGCACTGAATCCTGTCTTACTGGAGCGCGTTACATGTGACGGGTATATTCGGGAGCGGATTGAGATCACGACCTATGCAGGACTTCGCATGCCTGTATATGTATTGATTCCAGGGGATGGAAGCACTGCCCAGGTGAGAAGACCTGCTATCGTTGCTTGTCATGGACATGGCTATGGTAGCCGGGAGATATCAGGCATGGAACCGGATGGTACGCCACGGACGGGAGATCCCGGATTACACAAGGATTTTGCAGTAGCTCTTGTGAAGCGTGGATATGTGGTTGCGGCTCCAGAGTTGCTCGGATTTGGGGATCGCAGACTTGAAGAGGACCGTGATGCGCCACCAGGGGCAAGCTCCTGTACGAAGATTGCCGCGCATCTGCTCATGGTGGGTCAGACTCTCGCCGGGCATCGGGTATATGAAACAACACGAGTACTGGATTATGTAACGACTCGACCTGAAGTGGATTCCGATCGAATTGGAAGCATGGGCATCTCGGGCGGAGGTCTGGTGACTGCATTTACAGCCGCGTTGGATGAACGGTTTCGTGCAGCTGTAGTCAGTGGTTATGCAAGTACATTCCAGGGCAGCATACTGGATCGGAACCATTGCCTGGACAACTATGTACCTGGTATTCTGCGTGAAGCGGAATTGCCGGATCTTATCGGCCTGATGGTGCCTAGGCCACTCTTTATCGAAGCCGGAAGTGATGATCAGGTATTTCCGCTGGATGCAGCAAGAGACGCCTATAAGCAATTGACATACATCTATGAACAAGCGGGAGCAGAGGAATCGCTGGATGCGGATTTCTTCACAGGTGGACATGAGATTAGCGGTGAGAAGGCCTATGATTGGCTCGATCAAGTGCTGTGA
- a CDS encoding YolD-like family protein, protein MAKAKVAKRPTRDEFELEELGNQLVEAFHERSEVLLTVWGKEDQVQGVIVKMDSRTRLVHVEYTEEEFTAKVPFLDIMRVQSPRY, encoded by the coding sequence TTGGCAAAAGCAAAAGTTGCAAAAAGACCTACCCGGGATGAATTTGAGCTGGAAGAGCTGGGGAATCAATTAGTTGAAGCGTTTCATGAACGTTCGGAAGTACTGTTGACTGTATGGGGCAAGGAGGACCAGGTGCAAGGAGTCATTGTCAAAATGGACTCCCGTACACGACTCGTACATGTAGAGTATACCGAAGAAGAGTTCACGGCGAAGGTGCCTTTTCTGGATATCATGCGTGTGCAGTCTCCCCGTTATTAA
- a CDS encoding DUF11 domain-containing protein, with the protein MSQSSGPLSHWLQNQSLVRFSSGTTELEQVAYSNTVVTPWVGPRLEVRKESNVTVAALGQSLTYQIEITNSGNRTAIVYVVDPLSEGTSLLPNSVLRDGIPLPGASPQLGLPPVEVRPGATLRYHFQVAIVRLPPTLKLLNQAQVNYEFVTPEGRTVTGRELSNTVEVNLASSRLEVALQSDHIPTFWGIWFCTVSL; encoded by the coding sequence ATGAGCCAATCTTCCGGTCCGTTGTCCCACTGGCTACAGAATCAGTCCCTGGTTCGGTTCAGCTCGGGTACGACTGAACTGGAACAGGTGGCGTATTCCAATACCGTAGTCACCCCATGGGTTGGACCCAGACTTGAAGTAAGAAAGGAATCCAATGTGACTGTAGCCGCACTGGGGCAGTCGCTCACTTATCAGATTGAGATTACGAATTCTGGTAATCGAACCGCCATCGTATATGTAGTGGATCCGCTCTCGGAAGGTACGTCACTGCTTCCGAATAGTGTGCTTCGCGATGGGATTCCATTACCCGGCGCATCACCTCAGCTTGGGCTGCCTCCTGTGGAGGTCAGGCCGGGAGCGACACTTCGCTACCACTTTCAGGTGGCCATTGTGCGTTTACCTCCTACACTGAAACTGCTTAATCAGGCGCAGGTAAACTATGAATTTGTAACACCAGAAGGCAGAACGGTTACAGGCAGGGAACTCTCCAATACGGTTGAGGTCAATCTGGCCTCCTCCCGTCTGGAGGTGGCCCTTCAATCGGACCATATCCCAACCTTCTGGGGGATATGGTTCTGTACAGTGTCGTTGTGA
- a CDS encoding Na+/H+ antiporter subunit D codes for MNNLVVLPILLPLVTGVLALLFFRKTNIQRIISVIGLLFTAAVSTILITRVAQTGVLTLNMGGWAPPYGIVLVADMVSALLVVAASIIALACLLYAFRSVNKEREEHHFYPFFHFLIAGVNGSFLTGDLFNLFVSFELMLISSYALIVLGGTERQLRETIKYVLINIVSSALFVASIGFLYSITGTLNMADLSVKIAEVGQSGVITLIAVLFLIVFSIKAGLFLFFWLSGSYAAPPAVVTALFAGLLTKVGLYAIVRTFTLIFYHDPEFFHALIGWMAGATMVLGVIGAISYRDVNKILIYNVVAGVGFVAFGMAAASRPALEGLLFYMLHDMLIKTLLFLLGGALIAVAGTSKLDNMGGLIHRYPLLGWMFFISALALAGLPPFSGFPGKLLLFEGGLQAGLYGLTGVAVLSSLLMLYSVLRIFIQAFWGEPPAGVARRPYAVNGLLIPAGILFVFIIVMGVGAEGMFQLTSRAGDILLHPNIYIDAVLKE; via the coding sequence ATGAATAATCTCGTCGTTCTGCCAATTCTGTTACCTTTGGTCACAGGGGTTCTGGCTTTGCTCTTCTTCCGAAAAACAAATATCCAGCGAATCATTAGTGTCATTGGACTTTTGTTTACAGCAGCAGTTTCAACAATCCTGATTACGCGGGTAGCTCAGACTGGCGTTCTAACGCTTAATATGGGTGGATGGGCACCTCCTTATGGGATTGTGCTTGTTGCTGACATGGTATCGGCGCTACTTGTCGTGGCCGCTTCCATCATTGCGCTCGCCTGTCTGCTGTATGCATTCCGCAGTGTAAACAAGGAGCGGGAAGAGCATCACTTCTATCCATTCTTTCATTTTCTGATCGCGGGAGTTAACGGTTCATTCCTGACCGGAGATTTGTTCAATTTATTTGTCAGCTTTGAATTGATGCTCATCTCTTCTTATGCACTAATCGTATTGGGAGGTACCGAAAGACAGCTTCGTGAAACGATCAAATATGTCTTGATTAACATCGTTTCTTCAGCATTGTTTGTCGCTTCCATCGGCTTCCTCTACTCCATCACTGGCACACTGAATATGGCAGACTTATCGGTGAAGATTGCTGAAGTGGGACAGAGCGGGGTCATAACCTTAATTGCTGTTCTCTTCCTGATCGTATTCAGCATCAAGGCCGGACTGTTTCTGTTCTTCTGGCTGTCGGGCTCTTATGCTGCACCGCCTGCTGTTGTCACAGCATTGTTCGCAGGATTGCTCACCAAGGTTGGTTTGTACGCCATTGTGCGAACATTCACACTGATCTTCTATCATGATCCTGAGTTCTTCCATGCACTCATCGGATGGATGGCAGGTGCAACGATGGTCCTTGGTGTCATCGGTGCAATCTCATACCGGGATGTAAACAAGATTCTCATCTATAACGTAGTCGCAGGTGTAGGGTTTGTCGCTTTCGGTATGGCTGCAGCGAGTCGTCCTGCACTGGAAGGTTTGCTCTTCTATATGCTGCATGACATGTTGATCAAAACATTACTCTTCCTGCTTGGCGGTGCCTTGATCGCCGTTGCCGGAACATCCAAACTCGATAACATGGGCGGGCTGATCCATCGCTATCCGCTGCTCGGCTGGATGTTCTTCATCAGTGCACTTGCCTTGGCAGGTTTGCCGCCATTCAGTGGATTTCCGGGAAAGCTGCTTCTCTTTGAAGGAGGCTTGCAGGCGGGATTGTATGGTCTTACCGGCGTTGCGGTGCTTTCCAGCTTGTTGATGTTATATTCGGTACTGCGCATCTTCATACAAGCATTCTGGGGCGAACCGCCTGCCGGGGTTGCAAGACGCCCTTACGCCGTGAACGGCCTGCTGATTCCTGCAGGAATTCTGTTTGTATTCATCATCGTAATGGGTGTGGGGGCTGAAGGCATGTTCCAACTGACCTCCCGCGCAGGCGATATTCTACTGCATCCCAATATTTATATTGATGCCGTATTGAAGGAGTAG
- a CDS encoding Na(+)/H(+) antiporter subunit F1: MLSSLLFISLLILSLAILGCLYRVLRGPSMADRITALDTIGINVIAIVAVLSMMLQTQAYLDIILLIGILAFLSTVAFARYIERGAVFKNDGDR; encoded by the coding sequence ATGTTATCCTCACTGTTGTTCATCTCATTGCTCATTCTCTCCCTAGCCATACTAGGTTGTCTGTACAGGGTGCTTCGGGGACCATCCATGGCTGACCGGATCACAGCACTGGATACCATCGGTATCAATGTAATTGCCATCGTCGCCGTTCTGTCGATGATGCTGCAAACCCAGGCCTATCTGGATATCATTTTGCTGATTGGCATTCTGGCTTTTCTAAGTACGGTGGCATTTGCACGTTATATTGAACGGGGGGCGGTATTCAAAAATGATGGAGATCGTTAA
- the mnhG gene encoding monovalent cation/H(+) antiporter subunit G produces the protein MMEIVKVAAETAIGLLVLLGALLSALSAFGLIRLPDVYLRAHAATKSMTLGVFCVLSATFFYFWYFDNYISARLLLGILFVFITAPVAGHLNGRAAYRTDVPLWEQSVQDELEPLLKGKKVNHEAKDMME, from the coding sequence ATGATGGAGATCGTTAAAGTAGCCGCTGAAACAGCTATAGGTTTACTCGTACTGCTTGGCGCACTCCTCAGTGCCCTCAGTGCGTTTGGACTTATTCGTCTGCCTGATGTATATTTGCGAGCCCATGCTGCAACCAAGAGTATGACACTTGGCGTGTTCTGTGTACTAAGCGCTACGTTTTTTTACTTTTGGTACTTCGATAACTATATCAGCGCCCGTTTGTTGCTAGGCATTCTGTTTGTATTCATCACGGCTCCGGTTGCCGGACATCTGAACGGACGGGCCGCCTATCGCACGGACGTACCGCTGTGGGAGCAGAGCGTTCAGGATGAACTGGAACCATTGTTAAAAGGTAAAAAGGTAAATCATGAAGCCAAGGACATGATGGAGTAA
- a CDS encoding ferritin: MSQELTASLNEQMNFEFYSAHVYLAMAAYCSSKSLDGFANFFIVQAEEERFHGMKIYKFLNDRGQRATLAALPEPKNEYASMLDVFEHGYAHEQQNTKKFYNLADIALNEREHATMYFLKWFIDEQVEEEALFDNIIQKLRRIEKDSNAFYMLDAEFGKRSFTPPAE, encoded by the coding sequence ATGAGCCAAGAGTTAACCGCATCATTAAATGAACAGATGAACTTCGAGTTCTATTCCGCTCATGTATATCTGGCTATGGCAGCTTATTGTTCCAGCAAAAGTCTGGATGGATTTGCGAACTTTTTCATCGTGCAGGCCGAAGAAGAACGATTCCATGGTATGAAAATATACAAATTCCTGAATGATCGTGGACAACGTGCCACACTGGCGGCTTTGCCAGAGCCGAAGAATGAATATGCTTCGATGCTGGATGTATTCGAGCATGGTTATGCTCATGAACAGCAAAACACGAAAAAATTCTACAATCTGGCTGACATCGCTCTGAATGAGCGTGAACATGCAACAATGTATTTCCTCAAATGGTTCATTGATGAGCAAGTTGAAGAGGAAGCATTGTTTGACAACATTATTCAGAAGCTGCGCCGGATTGAAAAAGATAGCAATGCCTTCTACATGCTGGATGCCGAGTTTGGCAAACGGTCATTCACTCCTCCAGCTGAATAA
- a CDS encoding MMPL family transporter, which produces MAYRRLAAFISRYPRFIILCWVFIIGMSAVWAWRLPDMVQDHGLKQVHGDAQAVERVLEHEFNAPADPVILVFEKKKNTSPLAFRQWITDRLTQVQVLPKVTSITSPLDADERVILQDDRAYALVKMNVPAHQMGPPLEKLRAVLAADGPGTVQLTGKAVVQQDVNHLSFRDLERAEMVGSPIALIVLCFAFRGLYAALIAVMMGISAVITAMGVTTLLGYHLELSNFIINVIPMVGMALSIDFALIILSRYREELQRAYEDEGAAHVTGKSLDMQSEVLRSDILQRTLRSAGRAVLFSAACVLLGLLGLLWIRLPMFLSVSLGAMIVLLVSLMLNVTLLPALLSLSADRVFGRKVVYPLPRRSVWHRWSAMIMKRPVSMAIGGTVVLLLCVYPVTRLELSVPDASSLPAKMESRQAAEQFQHDFGQEKTSTIEIMIGGQQELLTASHWQMAYNKTRQLMQDSEVLNIVTPWGPLQPNHNGSQSLFKSSPLSLTPSIQDKESTRAAWLRSTVSDHSIRLIATVKGEPGSEQVASWLERMRSSDYSPGSTNVKLRYGGEAAKQDEIMQEVTSQLPKVLVFVVVSNYLVLLAAFRSLLIPIKAIVMNLLSLAASFGILVWVFNEGHLGMEASAIAIMIPVFIAGLVFGISMDYGVFMLSRIQEVYRRTGDSDVAVQQGLASTGRLVTSAAAILLAVTVPFAFAEVAGVRQLGIGITAAVLIDVTLIRLILVPALMKLMGRWNWWLPGQMK; this is translated from the coding sequence ATGGCTTATCGCAGACTTGCTGCCTTCATCAGCCGATATCCTCGGTTCATTATTCTCTGCTGGGTATTCATCATCGGGATGTCAGCGGTCTGGGCGTGGAGGTTGCCTGACATGGTTCAGGATCACGGATTGAAACAGGTTCACGGGGACGCGCAAGCGGTTGAGCGTGTTCTGGAACATGAATTCAATGCTCCGGCTGATCCGGTTATTCTGGTTTTTGAGAAAAAGAAAAATACCTCGCCGTTAGCGTTCCGGCAGTGGATCACGGATCGTCTGACACAGGTTCAAGTGTTACCTAAGGTTACCTCTATCACGTCCCCTCTGGATGCTGATGAAAGGGTGATACTGCAAGATGATAGGGCATATGCCCTTGTGAAAATGAATGTGCCCGCACATCAGATGGGTCCTCCCCTGGAGAAGCTGCGTGCCGTGCTGGCAGCAGATGGTCCGGGTACGGTGCAATTGACGGGAAAGGCCGTCGTGCAGCAGGATGTCAATCATCTGAGCTTTCGTGACCTGGAGCGGGCAGAGATGGTGGGGTCTCCGATTGCCCTGATCGTTTTGTGCTTTGCATTCAGGGGTCTATATGCCGCATTAATTGCAGTCATGATGGGTATAAGTGCCGTGATTACGGCGATGGGAGTCACGACTCTCCTTGGTTATCATCTGGAATTGTCCAACTTTATCATTAACGTGATTCCCATGGTGGGAATGGCACTGAGTATAGACTTTGCCCTCATCATTCTGAGCAGGTACAGGGAAGAACTTCAGCGTGCCTATGAAGATGAAGGTGCAGCTCACGTTACCGGCAAAAGTCTGGATATGCAGAGCGAGGTTCTGCGCAGTGATATTCTTCAGCGAACACTGCGTTCAGCAGGCAGAGCGGTGTTGTTCTCGGCAGCCTGCGTGCTCCTTGGGCTACTGGGTCTACTCTGGATTAGACTGCCGATGTTTCTGAGTGTCTCCCTGGGGGCCATGATTGTTCTGCTCGTATCGTTAATGTTAAATGTTACGCTGCTGCCAGCCCTGCTGTCATTGTCTGCGGATCGAGTATTCGGGCGAAAGGTAGTCTATCCATTACCCAGACGCTCGGTCTGGCATAGATGGTCAGCAATGATCATGAAACGACCCGTCAGCATGGCAATTGGAGGTACGGTTGTGCTGCTCCTGTGTGTCTATCCAGTGACCCGGCTGGAACTGTCTGTCCCGGATGCTTCTTCACTGCCAGCCAAAATGGAGTCCCGCCAGGCAGCAGAGCAGTTTCAGCATGATTTTGGTCAAGAGAAGACCTCCACCATCGAGATTATGATTGGCGGACAGCAGGAATTGTTGACTGCCTCGCACTGGCAGATGGCCTACAACAAAACACGTCAACTAATGCAGGACTCGGAAGTATTGAACATTGTAACGCCATGGGGCCCTTTACAGCCGAATCATAATGGCTCGCAAAGTCTTTTTAAAAGTTCACCGTTGTCGCTTACTCCTTCCATACAAGACAAGGAGTCTACAAGGGCGGCATGGCTGCGTTCAACCGTTTCTGATCATTCCATTCGATTGATTGCCACCGTGAAGGGGGAGCCAGGTTCGGAACAGGTAGCGTCCTGGCTGGAACGAATGAGAAGTAGCGATTACTCGCCTGGTTCCACTAATGTCAAACTGCGTTATGGCGGGGAAGCTGCCAAGCAGGATGAAATCATGCAGGAAGTCACAAGTCAACTGCCCAAAGTGCTGGTATTTGTAGTGGTATCCAATTATCTTGTGTTACTGGCAGCATTCCGCTCGCTGCTCATTCCAATCAAAGCCATTGTGATGAATCTGCTTAGCTTGGCGGCCTCATTTGGCATATTGGTATGGGTGTTTAATGAAGGACATCTGGGGATGGAAGCGTCAGCCATTGCCATTATGATTCCTGTATTCATCGCAGGATTGGTGTTCGGCATATCCATGGATTATGGTGTTTTTATGCTGAGCCGTATTCAGGAGGTATATAGACGAACCGGAGACAGTGATGTGGCTGTCCAACAGGGTTTGGCTTCTACCGGTCGTCTGGTTACCTCAGCAGCTGCAATACTGCTTGCGGTGACCGTACCGTTTGCTTTTGCTGAAGTCGCAGGTGTGAGGCAGTTAGGGATCGGAATCACGGCAGCGGTGTTGATTGACGTTACGTTGATCCGGCTAATCCTCGTACCTGCGTTGATGAAATTAATGGGCAGATGGAACTGGTGGCTGCCGGGTCAGATGAAATGA
- a CDS encoding GDSL-type esterase/lipase family protein has translation MGIGLGSSGGQVAEAATDNYRFDFGSGPVESGYTGVSAGDAYTAAKGYGFNTPANMRNVSASGSGVMSDAVQFLTFGTKSNNTFNVNLSNGLYEVKVVLGNTARASVAAEGVYQIINMTGNGATDQFQIPITDGQLNLLITEGKTGTAFTLSALEIRKISNQTVTNRTIYIGGDSTVCNYYPLGSSVQGGWGQLFPSYVNNATFQVRNMASSGQFARGFRDDGQMEAILKYIKPGDYFILQFGINDTNAKNNTTEAQFKEIMRDMVRQAKSKGATVILSTPQGRATDFNTANVHQAENRWYNPSTRALAQEEGVTLIELNKLSSAYFTSIGPAATLALYMTGDSLHPNRQGAAELARMVAADLKRQGLSGF, from the coding sequence ATGGGCATCGGTCTGGGAAGCAGTGGAGGGCAAGTCGCGGAGGCAGCAACGGACAATTACAGATTTGATTTTGGTTCGGGTCCAGTTGAGAGCGGTTACACAGGCGTGTCCGCAGGAGATGCCTACACGGCCGCCAAAGGGTACGGATTCAATACACCTGCCAATATGCGGAATGTGTCTGCCTCAGGAAGCGGAGTGATGAGTGACGCTGTACAGTTTCTGACGTTTGGCACGAAGAGCAACAATACCTTCAATGTGAACCTGTCCAATGGCCTATATGAGGTCAAAGTAGTCCTGGGCAATACAGCTAGAGCAAGTGTTGCAGCGGAAGGGGTGTATCAGATCATCAACATGACGGGCAACGGGGCGACGGATCAATTTCAGATTCCGATAACGGACGGGCAACTCAATCTGCTCATTACAGAAGGAAAGACAGGCACTGCATTTACACTCAGCGCACTCGAGATCCGGAAAATATCCAATCAGACCGTAACCAATCGTACAATCTATATTGGCGGGGATTCAACAGTCTGCAATTATTATCCGCTTGGCAGCAGTGTTCAAGGAGGGTGGGGACAACTGTTTCCGTCCTATGTGAACAATGCTACGTTCCAGGTTCGCAATATGGCATCAAGTGGTCAGTTTGCGAGAGGATTCCGCGATGATGGTCAGATGGAGGCGATTCTAAAGTATATCAAGCCAGGAGATTATTTTATTCTGCAATTCGGAATTAACGATACCAATGCCAAGAACAATACAACAGAGGCGCAATTCAAGGAGATTATGCGGGATATGGTACGGCAGGCGAAGAGCAAGGGGGCAACGGTTATCCTCTCCACGCCACAAGGCCGGGCAACAGACTTTAACACAGCCAATGTACATCAAGCGGAGAACCGCTGGTACAATCCATCCACTCGTGCACTCGCTCAGGAAGAGGGGGTCACTCTGATAGAGTTGAATAAGTTGAGTTCTGCCTATTTCACATCGATTGGTCCGGCGGCAACACTCGCTCTCTATATGACAGGGGATAGTCTGCACCCGAATCGTCAAGGTGCTGCGGAATTAGCTCGCATGGTGGCTGCGGATTTGAAAAGACAGGGATTGAGTGGATTCTGA
- a CDS encoding sensor domain-containing diguanylate cyclase, translating to MQFVDISFPLKDSKGHTQGVLAAHLSWEWAKEVEESVLAPLKREEKDIEFFIVSKNEHTVLLGPKEWVGKPLILPGIEEAQRNKNSWSIEDWPDGKEYVTGFAYSQGHLDYPGLGWSVVIRQVKSTAFASVLDLMWFNVWAGIAVTVLFAQIGWFVSRLISAPIVRLTRVANQLRVGEDLEIPENKGIKEIEVLSRSLRDMLTSLMNKDSELVVMQNLAHFDQLTNLPNRTALEAYLEKSLETESEDHTLTFLYLDLDGFKRVNDTLGHQVGDILLQKVAQRLTALGQEKGITVRLGGDEFLIVLQSVGSHPRQEASAYAEAIIQSLNKLFIIDYERIRIGCSIGGAEYPTNSNNPSEIIRMADEALYESKRAGKNRMTFYSELKQER from the coding sequence TTGCAATTTGTCGATATCAGTTTTCCGCTGAAGGATAGCAAAGGACATACTCAGGGTGTGCTTGCTGCGCATTTAAGCTGGGAATGGGCAAAGGAAGTCGAAGAATCCGTGCTTGCCCCATTGAAAAGAGAAGAAAAAGACATTGAGTTCTTTATCGTGAGCAAAAATGAACATACCGTACTGTTGGGGCCCAAGGAATGGGTTGGTAAACCACTGATCTTACCCGGTATTGAAGAGGCTCAGCGTAACAAAAACAGCTGGTCCATTGAAGATTGGCCTGATGGGAAGGAATATGTGACAGGGTTTGCCTACAGCCAGGGTCATCTCGATTATCCCGGTTTAGGCTGGAGCGTAGTCATTCGTCAAGTCAAGTCGACTGCTTTTGCTTCTGTGCTTGACCTGATGTGGTTTAATGTGTGGGCGGGAATCGCCGTCACTGTGCTATTTGCACAGATTGGCTGGTTTGTCTCGCGTCTGATCTCTGCCCCAATTGTGCGTCTTACCAGGGTAGCCAATCAACTGCGAGTAGGAGAGGATCTGGAGATTCCCGAGAACAAAGGAATTAAGGAGATCGAAGTATTGTCCCGCTCACTTCGGGATATGTTGACCTCTCTCATGAATAAAGATTCAGAACTGGTCGTGATGCAGAATCTGGCGCATTTTGATCAGCTGACCAATCTGCCGAATCGCACTGCCCTGGAGGCGTATCTGGAAAAATCACTGGAGACTGAAAGCGAAGATCACACCTTAACTTTTCTCTATCTCGATCTGGATGGATTCAAACGTGTGAACGATACACTTGGACATCAGGTTGGTGATATTTTATTGCAGAAAGTGGCCCAGCGTCTGACCGCTCTTGGTCAGGAGAAGGGCATAACGGTCCGCTTGGGCGGAGATGAATTCCTGATTGTACTTCAGTCGGTTGGAAGCCATCCGAGGCAAGAAGCCAGCGCTTATGCAGAAGCCATCATTCAAAGTCTGAACAAGCTGTTTATTATTGATTACGAGCGAATCCGGATTGGATGCAGCATTGGTGGGGCTGAATATCCAACCAACAGCAATAACCCAAGTGAGATTATCCGGATGGCGGATGAAGCGTTATATGAGTCCAAACGTGCAGGCAAGAACAGAATGACATTTTATTCCGAGTTGAAGCAGGAGCGATAG